The Microbacterium sp. Nx66 genome contains a region encoding:
- a CDS encoding phage holin family protein — MPRGYRDRADDSLLTLLGDLPELVTNLVKAEIDAAKAWVSRTAKDAGVGSVWFLVALFFLFWAVPVILVFAIAGLSSWWPVWLSALAVFGILIVAVLLFALLGILKFRKVLRRQNPAQAVAEDIRIVKEAGDEHP, encoded by the coding sequence ATGCCCCGCGGATATCGGGATCGTGCCGACGACAGCCTGCTGACGCTGCTCGGCGACCTGCCGGAGCTCGTCACGAATCTGGTCAAGGCCGAGATCGACGCGGCCAAGGCGTGGGTGTCGCGCACGGCGAAGGATGCGGGCGTCGGCTCCGTCTGGTTCCTCGTCGCGCTGTTCTTCCTGTTCTGGGCCGTGCCCGTGATCCTCGTGTTCGCGATCGCGGGGCTGTCGTCGTGGTGGCCGGTATGGCTGTCCGCGCTGGCGGTGTTCGGCATCCTCATCGTCGCCGTGCTGCTGTTCGCGCTGCTCGGCATCCTGAAGTTCCGCAAGGTGCTCCGTCGCCAGAACCCGGCACAGGCCGTGGCCGAGGACATCCGAATCGTGAAGGAGGCCGGCGATGAGCACCCCTGA
- a CDS encoding protoporphyrinogen/coproporphyrinogen oxidase, translating into MSPEHPAPAEPADLAARAARKHVVVVGGGVGGLVAARECAKVGMQVTLLEGSESLGGVIRRVALDGVVVDAGAESYATKGGHVRALVNDLGLSDRVVTPQAGGAWLAGLPGGAAPLPAGGILGIPGNPFQDDVRRIIGWSGAWRAYLDRVRPPLTIGHQLSLGRLVASRMGEKVRDRLVAPVTTGVYSASPDDVDIDVAAPGLNAALTRVGSLSGAVLALRGEAASRGAKTPGAAVEGLVGGMSVLVDALAADLDELGATVRTRVRARCLTTDGTTWRVVVEEPAAEEPIEGEETTQEAELAADAVIVATSEHGARELLAGAVPALAAADAAPAPEIEIISLLLDAPALRTPPRGTGVLTVPHSHTAKALTHSTAKWSWVREAAGDREVVRVSFGAQGEPAATAALDDGAAIDLARREASALLGVPLSPAQVVAGHRGRFVQAQPASIIGSGERRAAARQAVQAVPGLAAVGAWLAGTGLAQVVPDAAEEADRLRRALLWD; encoded by the coding sequence ATGAGCCCCGAGCACCCCGCACCCGCTGAACCGGCCGACCTGGCGGCCCGTGCCGCACGGAAGCACGTCGTCGTGGTGGGCGGCGGCGTCGGCGGACTCGTGGCCGCGCGGGAGTGCGCGAAGGTCGGCATGCAGGTCACGCTGCTCGAAGGGTCCGAGTCCCTGGGTGGCGTGATCCGCAGGGTCGCGCTGGACGGTGTCGTCGTCGACGCGGGCGCGGAGAGCTACGCGACGAAGGGCGGGCACGTCCGGGCTCTCGTGAACGATCTCGGTCTCTCCGACCGCGTCGTGACGCCGCAGGCGGGAGGCGCGTGGCTCGCCGGACTCCCCGGCGGCGCGGCTCCGCTTCCGGCCGGCGGCATCCTCGGCATCCCCGGCAACCCCTTCCAGGACGACGTCCGCCGCATCATCGGCTGGTCGGGCGCCTGGCGGGCCTATCTCGACCGGGTGCGCCCGCCGCTCACCATCGGCCACCAGCTGAGCCTCGGCCGCCTCGTCGCCTCGCGCATGGGGGAGAAGGTGCGCGACCGCCTCGTCGCCCCCGTCACCACGGGTGTCTACTCCGCCTCCCCGGACGACGTGGACATCGACGTCGCCGCCCCCGGACTCAACGCCGCCCTGACCCGCGTCGGATCCCTCTCCGGGGCGGTGCTGGCCCTCCGCGGTGAGGCGGCGTCGCGCGGCGCGAAGACTCCCGGTGCCGCCGTCGAGGGGCTCGTCGGCGGGATGAGCGTACTCGTCGACGCCCTCGCGGCCGACCTCGACGAACTCGGTGCGACCGTGCGCACCCGCGTCCGAGCTCGTTGCCTCACCACCGACGGCACCACCTGGCGCGTCGTGGTCGAGGAGCCCGCCGCGGAGGAGCCGATCGAGGGCGAGGAGACGACGCAGGAGGCGGAACTCGCCGCCGACGCCGTGATCGTCGCGACCTCCGAGCACGGGGCGCGGGAGCTGCTCGCGGGCGCCGTGCCCGCCCTCGCGGCCGCCGACGCGGCACCGGCCCCCGAGATCGAGATCATCAGTCTGCTGCTCGACGCGCCCGCGCTGCGCACCCCGCCCCGCGGCACCGGCGTGCTCACCGTTCCGCACAGCCACACGGCGAAGGCGCTCACACACTCCACGGCGAAGTGGTCGTGGGTGCGGGAGGCCGCGGGCGACCGCGAGGTGGTCCGCGTCTCCTTCGGTGCGCAGGGGGAACCTGCGGCCACCGCGGCGCTGGATGACGGGGCCGCGATCGACCTCGCCCGCCGGGAGGCCTCGGCGCTCCTGGGCGTCCCGCTGTCGCCCGCCCAGGTCGTGGCGGGTCATCGTGGGCGCTTCGTGCAGGCGCAGCCCGCGTCGATCATCGGCTCGGGGGAGCGGCGTGCCGCAGCGCGTCAGGCCGTGCAGGCCGTGCCAGGGCTGGCCGCTGTGGGTGCCTGGCTCGCGGGCACGGGGCTCGCGCAGGTCGTGCCGGACGCTGCGGAGGAGGCGGACCGCCTGCGCCGCGCTCTCCTCTGGGACTGA
- a CDS encoding metalloregulator ArsR/SmtB family transcription factor, translating into MADSASDIFAALAHPTRRQILQDLKEGELAAGEIASRFSASGPTISRHLSVLRQAGLVSERRDANRIFYSLVGERLALSVGDFLSTVCPEQIVLREVRKRGRA; encoded by the coding sequence ATGGCCGACAGCGCATCCGACATCTTCGCGGCGCTCGCCCATCCCACCCGGAGGCAGATCCTGCAGGACCTCAAGGAGGGGGAGCTCGCGGCCGGGGAGATCGCGTCCCGCTTCTCCGCGAGCGGCCCGACCATCTCCCGGCACCTGAGCGTGCTGCGGCAGGCAGGCCTCGTCTCCGAACGTCGCGATGCCAACCGCATCTTCTACTCGCTCGTCGGTGAACGCCTCGCCCTCTCCGTCGGCGACTTCCTTTCCACGGTCTGTCCCGAGCAGATCGTCCTCCGCGAGGTGCGCAAGCGCGGTCGGGCCTGA
- a CDS encoding NAD(P)H-binding protein produces MKVAITGGSGFVGRALADRLEEPVAISRRSGTDITDVDALTAAFAGCDAVAHCAGINREIGDQTFRRVHVEGTAAVVEAARRAGVRRLVMVSFLRARPDCGSAYHESKWEAEEIIRGSGLPHTILKSGMIYGPGDHMVDHVTRAVRTLPFFWTVGYRERTARPVPVEDAADVLVAALEGRIPEPTVAVMGADEVTLGEAIRRIARVAGRRPAFLPVPAWVVRVLAQLTEWTMVVPLVAKAQARMLAEGVSEPAPWAPEPPEGIRPSRPFDDDSIRAALPTGRFGLSDLRLARALRIA; encoded by the coding sequence ATGAAGGTCGCCATCACCGGAGGCAGTGGATTCGTCGGCCGCGCCCTCGCCGATCGCCTGGAGGAGCCCGTGGCGATCTCCCGACGCTCCGGCACGGACATCACCGACGTCGACGCGCTGACCGCCGCCTTCGCCGGATGCGACGCCGTCGCCCACTGCGCCGGGATCAACCGGGAGATCGGCGACCAGACCTTCCGCCGCGTGCACGTCGAGGGCACGGCCGCCGTCGTCGAGGCCGCTCGCCGCGCCGGCGTCCGGCGGCTCGTCATGGTGAGCTTCCTCCGCGCCCGGCCCGACTGCGGCTCCGCTTACCACGAGTCGAAGTGGGAGGCCGAGGAGATCATCCGCGGCTCCGGGCTCCCGCACACGATCCTGAAGTCCGGGATGATCTACGGCCCCGGCGATCACATGGTCGACCATGTGACCCGTGCCGTCCGCACCCTCCCCTTCTTCTGGACGGTCGGCTACCGCGAACGCACCGCCCGCCCGGTCCCCGTCGAGGATGCCGCGGACGTGCTGGTGGCCGCGCTCGAGGGCCGCATCCCGGAGCCGACGGTCGCCGTGATGGGGGCGGACGAGGTCACGCTCGGGGAGGCCATCCGCCGGATCGCCCGCGTCGCCGGACGTCGTCCCGCGTTCCTCCCCGTTCCGGCCTGGGTCGTGCGGGTGCTCGCGCAGCTCACCGAGTGGACCATGGTCGTGCCCCTGGTCGCGAAGGCGCAGGCGCGGATGCTCGCGGAGGGCGTCAGCGAACCGGCACCGTGGGCGCCGGAGCCGCCGGAGGGCATCCGCCCGTCGCGGCCGTTCGACGACGACAGCATCCGCGCGGCGCTGCCCACCGGCCGCTTCGGTCTTTCGGACCTGCGGCTGGCGCGGGCGCTTCGAATCGCCTGA
- the hemE gene encoding uroporphyrinogen decarboxylase has product MALSDAPLLRALTGDRPATAPVWFMRQAGRSLPEYRELRVGTRMLDACLTPDLAAEITLQPVRRHGVDAAVFFSDIVIPLRLAGVDVEIEPGRGPVFANPVRTLADVDRITAIDPDSLDGSAIAEAVGIVAAELGDTPVIGFAGAPFTLAAYLVEGGPSKEHLRARGMMHAEPEAWHRLAGWLAQISRRFLETQRDAGAAVVQLFDSWAGSLSPADYRTFVAPHSRTALDGIGVPTIHFGVGTGPFLGDMRLDGIADGVGVDWRLPLDEAAAILGPDVSVQGNIDPAFLGAPWPVLEAHVRDVLERGRAARGHILNLGHGVPPETDPDQLTRIVELVHAG; this is encoded by the coding sequence ATGGCACTCTCCGACGCCCCGCTGCTGCGCGCCCTCACCGGCGACCGCCCCGCCACCGCTCCGGTCTGGTTCATGCGCCAGGCGGGCCGGTCCCTGCCCGAGTACCGGGAGCTGCGGGTCGGCACGCGCATGCTCGACGCCTGCCTCACCCCCGACCTCGCCGCCGAGATCACCCTCCAGCCCGTGCGACGGCACGGCGTCGACGCGGCGGTGTTCTTCAGCGACATCGTCATCCCGCTGCGTCTCGCCGGCGTGGACGTGGAGATCGAGCCCGGCCGCGGCCCGGTCTTCGCGAACCCGGTGCGGACGCTGGCCGACGTCGACCGCATCACGGCGATCGATCCGGACAGCCTCGACGGCAGCGCGATCGCGGAAGCCGTCGGCATCGTCGCCGCCGAGCTCGGCGACACCCCGGTCATCGGCTTCGCGGGAGCCCCCTTCACGCTCGCGGCGTATCTCGTCGAGGGCGGTCCGTCCAAGGAGCACCTGCGTGCGCGCGGCATGATGCACGCGGAGCCCGAGGCCTGGCACCGTCTCGCGGGCTGGCTGGCGCAGATCTCGCGGCGGTTCCTGGAGACGCAGCGCGATGCCGGCGCCGCGGTCGTGCAGCTCTTCGACAGCTGGGCGGGTTCCCTCAGCCCCGCCGACTACCGCACCTTCGTGGCGCCGCACTCACGGACCGCTCTGGACGGCATCGGCGTCCCGACGATCCACTTCGGCGTCGGCACCGGCCCCTTCCTCGGCGACATGCGGCTGGACGGCATCGCCGACGGCGTGGGGGTCGACTGGCGGCTGCCCCTCGACGAGGCCGCCGCGATCCTCGGCCCCGACGTCTCGGTGCAGGGGAACATCGACCCCGCGTTCCTCGGCGCGCCGTGGCCGGTGCTCGAGGCGCATGTCCGCGACGTGCTCGAACGCGGTCGCGCGGCCCGCGGGCACATCCTCAACCTCGGCCATGGTGTGCCCCCGGAGACCGACCCCGACCAGCTCACCCGTATCGTCGAGCTGGTGCACGCCGGCTGA